The Bombus vancouverensis nearcticus chromosome 12, iyBomVanc1_principal, whole genome shotgun sequence genome contains a region encoding:
- the LOC117154966 gene encoding protein Fer3 — protein MSYTEPLWEINGNQAPVITADMSQYVSGELGSYPMWDSSVLYQAPPPSHSHVNEHGLYRQPCALLHQSRYTPNGRSPNLPSSTTKKPRRRVATVSQRRAANIRERRRMFNLNEAFDKLRRKVPTFAYEKRLSRIETLRLAITYIAFMGELLGIEPSSPKPEYIPREYYLPN, from the exons ATGAGCTACACCGAACCGTTGTGGGAGATCAATGGAAATCAAGCACCA GTGATTACAGCGGATATGTCGCAGTACGTCAGCGGCGAACTCGGAAGCTACCCGATGTGGGACAGTTCTGTCTTATACCAAGCACCACCTCCTTCGCACTCTCATGTGAACGAACACGGATTATATAGACAACCCTGTGCATTATTACATCAAAG tcGTTACACGCCTAATGGTAGATCTCCGAATCTCCCATCGTCCACCACAAAGAAACCAAGGCGTCGCGTGGCGACTGTTTCGCAAAGAAGAGCAGCAAACATCCGTGAGAGGCGCAGAATGTTCAATTTAAACGAAGCTTTCGACAAGTTACGCAGAAAA GTGCCAACTTTTGCTTACGAAAAACGACTCTCGAGGATCGAGACTTTGCGCTTGGCCATCACTTACATTGCATTTATGGGAGAGCTGCTTGGAATTGAACCGAGTAGCCCAAAACCAGAATACATCCCGAGGGAATACTACTTGCCAAATTAA
- the UHRF1 gene encoding ubiquitin-like with PHD and ring finger domains 1, with the protein MYVKVRTMDGKQEAILTISKLTEVEEFKRKIEKELNVKVDLQRLFFRGKQLENGYKLYDYNVNLNDVIQLMVKIQINEVESQATSSTKVTSSSIIKEEIVDNSSKEEKLSEAESLYYKVGDAVDCLDQTYGAWFEAIILKIFKRDDNIIYNMQWEFDDKAPAFNVPESSVRPRARRLLKFDSLKIGQKVMINHNVDDPKVTGLWYDFTILKIDKKKRVQELIGILHIGKDQPLENRKVNPKGEIFAIEEPKFLTDRNPEDEQHMVSSGKRRRIQAYCDACLDNPNKECRECGCRVCAGKEDEHNLLLCDECNSAYHLSCLNPPLTSIPEEDYWYCPECKNDENEIVKAGDKLKQTKKKTNENNSSKRDWGKGMACVGRTKECSIVPPNHRGPIPGVEVGMCWMYRVQVSEVGVHRPHIAGIHGRETDCAYSIVLSGGYEDDIDNGDEFIYTGSGGRDLSGNKRTAEQSCDQMLTRMNKALALNCNAKLNATTGATAEDWRGGIPVRVVRNFKLAKHSKYAPEEGNRYDGIYKVVKYYPDTGKSGFRVWRYLLRRDDPAAAPWTEEGKARIEALGLKPMYPDGYLEAMAKNKINKTNKKNKKRNILMEEENSTSSKKEPPKKKKKLESYELESEVVKHIEEDQANIKLWDECRKALPDGKTAFLQQVSERFTCPCCLELVYNPVTIPCTHNICLNCLKRAFSSGVQYCPSCRYLLDKNYKMEVNQCLSSALLSLYPGYEGGR; encoded by the exons ATGTACGTTAAAGTGAGAACAATGGATGGTAAACAGGAGGCAATATTAACCATCTCCAAATTGACGGAAGTGGAAGAGTTTAAG CGTAAGATTGAAAAGGAATTGAATGTAAAAGTGGATTTACAACGGTTATTCTTCCGTGGGAAACAATTAGAAAATGGTTATAAGCTATATGATTATAATGTTAATTTGAATGATGTAATTCAATTAATGGTTAAAATACAAATCAATGAAGTAGAAAGCCAAGCTACTTCGAGTACTAAAGTTACttctagttctattattaaagAAGAAATTGTAGATAATTCTAGCAAAGAAGAAAAGTTGTCTGAAGCAGAAAGTTTATATTATAAGGTTGGAGATGCGGTAGATTGTCTTGATCAAACTTATGGAGCTTGGTTTGAggcaataatattaaaaatctttaaaagagatgataatattatttataatatgcaGTGGGAATTTGATGATAAAGCTCCAGCTTTCAATGTACCTGAGTCATCAGTAAGACCACGTGCAAGgcgtttattaaaatttgatagcTTAAAAATAGGTCAAAAAGTGATGATCAATCACAATGTTGATGATCCCAAAGTAACAGGATTATGGTATGATTTTACAATAttgaaaatagataaaaagaaGAGGGTACAAGAACTTATTGGGATATTGCATATTGGAAA GGACCAACCACTTGAGAATCGGAAAGTAAATCCTAAAGGAGAGATTTTTGCCATAGAAGAACCAAAATTTCTTACAGACAGAAATCCTGAAGATGAACAACATATGGTCAGTAGTGGTAAACGAAGACGTATACAAGCTTATTGTGATGCATGTTTGGACAATCCTAACAAGGAATGCAGAGAATGTGGTTGTAGAGTCTGTGCTGGGAAAGAAGATGAACACAATCTTCTCTTATGCGATGAGTGTAATTCCGCATATCATTTAAGTTGTTTGAATCCTCCATTAACATCTATACCTGAAGAAGATTACTGGTATTGCCCAGAAtgtaaaaatgatgaaaatgaAATTGTGAAG gCAGGTGATAAACTTAaacaaacgaaaaaaaaaacgaatgaAAACAATAGTAGTAAGAGAGATTGGGGTAAAGGAATGGCATGTGTAGGAAGGACAAAAGAGTGCAGTATAGTTCCACCTAATCATCGTGGACCTATTCCAGGAGTAGAAGTTGGAATGTGTTGGATGTACAGAGTACag GTGTCTGAAGTTGGAGTGCATAGACCACATATAGCTGGAATTCATGGGAGAGAAACAGATTGTGCGTATTCTATTGTATTATCTGGAGGTTACGAGGATGATATTGATAACGGTGATgagtttatttatactggctCTGGAGGCAGGGACCTATCAg gaaataaaagaaCAGCTGAACAAAGTTGCGATCAGATGTTGACTCGAATGAATAAAGCATTGGCTCTAAATTGCAATGCAAAGCTCAATGCGACAACCGGTGCTACAGCTGAAGATTGGAGAGGTGGTATACCTGTAAGAGTTGTCAGAAATTTCAAACTCGCTAAACATAGCAAATATGCACCAGAAGAGGGCAACAg atatGATGGCATATATAAGGTAGTAAAGTATTATCCAGATACAGGCAAAAGCGGATTTCGCGTATGGAGATATTTATTAAGGAGAGATGATCCAGCAGCTGCACCATGGACCGAAGAGGGTAAAGCACGTATAGAGGCTCTTGGTTTAAAACCAATGTATCCAGATGGATACTTGGAAGCAAtggcaaaaaataaaataaataaaactaataagaaaaataaaaagcgaAATATACTAATGGAAGAAGAAAATTCTACCTCTTCGAAAAAAGAACcaccaaagaagaaaaagaaacttgAGAGTTATGAATTAGAAAGTGAAGTAGTGAAACATATTGAAGAAGATCAagcaaatataaaattatggGATGAATGTCGTAAGGCTTTACCAGATGGAAAAACTGCATTTTTACAACAAGTTTCAGAAAG ATTCACATGTCCCTGTTGCTTGGAACTTGTTTATAATCCTGTCACGATTCCGTGCACACATAATATTTGTCTTAATTGTTTAAAACGTGCTTTTTCGTCGGGTGTCCAATATTGCCCGTCATGTCGTTATTTATTagacaaaaattataaaatggaAGTTAATCAATGTTTATCATCTGCTCTGTTATCGCTTTATCCAGGATATGAAGGTGGCAGATAA
- the CUTA gene encoding cutA divalent cation tolerance homolog has protein sequence MSLVLCKPIFGIITLFCFARGVPATTYRNMSDLAGVHSVAYVTVPTQEVAKKLSHGLVKNKLAACVNIIPGLTSVYEWKNEINEDNELLLMIKTRTDTVNALTKYVMENHPYEVCEVISLPIQNGSHKYLQWISEIVPPINQREQ, from the exons ATGTCACTTGTATTGTGCAAACCGATTTTTGGAATAATTACGCTCTTTTGTTTCGCTAGAGGTGTTCCTGCTACTACTTATAGAAACATGAGCGATCTCGCTGGAGTTCATTCTGTTGCATACGTAACAGTTCCAACACAAGAAGTCGCTAAAAAATTGTCTCA TGGCTTGGTGAAGAATAAATTAGCCGCTTGCGTTAATATTATACCAGGGCTTACATCGGT atatgaatggaaaaatgaaattaatgaaGATAATGAACTTCTACTG ATGATAAAAACTAGGACTGATACTGTAAATGCCCTAACAAAATATGTAAT GGAGAACCATCCATATGAAGTTTGTGAAGTAATCTCATTACCT ATTCAAAATGGAAGtcacaaatatctccaatggatAAGCGAGATAGTTCCACCTATCAATCAAAGAGAGCAATAA
- the Crk gene encoding crk proto-oncogene, adaptor protein, translated as MAAAFNQYDKYSWYFGAMSRQDASDLLMGEKVGGVFLVRDSTSIHGDFVLCVREDNKVSHYIINKIQQGDQIRYRIGDQTFPDIPNLLAFYKLHYLDTTPLIRPASKKTQRVIAKYDFEGNDPDDLPFRKGEILTIISKDEEQWWTARNSLGQTGSVPVPYVQKYEEDNHSVIENNSCPESGGSSTTNSNSVSACQMSYPESGQGTTRRSNIQRTLPAFAKVKQARVPNAYDKTALKLEVGDVIKVTKTNINGQWEGELHGKVGHFPFTHVEFVDNETGEDNQEI; from the exons ATGGCTGCTGCTTTCAATCAATATGACAAGTACAG TTGGTATTTTGGTGCAATGTCACGACAAGATGCCTCGGATTTACTCATGGGTGAAAAAGTAGGCGGCGTATTCTTAGTTCGTGACAGCACATCGATACATGGAGATTTTGTTCTATGTGTACGAGAAGACAACAAGGTTAgccattatattataaataaaattcagcAGGGTGATCAAATACGTTATCGGATCGGAGATCAAACGTTTCCTGATATTCCCAACCTTTTGGCTTTTTACAAATTACATTATTTGGATACAACACCACTGATCAGGCCTGCATCTAAAAAGACACAGAGGGTAATAGCAAAATATGATTTTGAAGGCAATGATCCTGATGATTTACCGTTTAGGAAAG GAGAAATTCTTACAATTATATCAAAAGATGAAGAACAATGGTGGACTGCTAGAAATAGCCTTGGTCAAACTGGTTCAGTTCCAGTACCATATGTTCAGAAGTATGAAGAAGACAATCACTCTGTGATTGAGAATAATTCATGCCCAGAAAGTGGCGGAAGTTCAACTACAAATTCTAATTCGGTTTCTGCTTGTCAAATGTCTTATCCAGAAAGTGGTCAAGGGACTACCCGCAGatcaaatattcaaagaacATTGCCTGCTTTTGCAAAAGTGAAACAAGCAAGGGTACCAAACGCATATGATAAAACTGCTTTAAAATTAGAAGTTGGAGATGTGATAAAAGTAACAAAGACTAATATAAATGGTCAGTGGGAAGGTGAATTGCATGGCAAGGTTGGCCATTTTCCATTCACACATGTTGAGTTTGTAGATAATGAGACTGGAGAAGACAATCAGGAAATTTAA